In Streptococcus gallolyticus subsp. gallolyticus DSM 16831, the sequence ATAGACAAGATACTAAATTTGCTGTTCCTAATGACTTCTCCTCTTTACTTTTAACTTTCAAAGCATATCCTAGAGCAACACCAGCAAGAGCCCAAACCGTCAATCCTAAAACACCATTAATTGGATCACTTCCATTTTCGAAATAGATGTTCATTAAAACAGGAATAAAAGCAGAATGTAGACCAAGTAAAACCATTAACTGCCACAAAGCACCAAATAATAAACCACCTAAAAGAGGGCTAAAATTAAAGATAGCTAAAGCAACGGTAGATAACGCTTGAGATACTATTGTCATAATCGGTCCAACCACCAATAATGTTAGAGGAACAGCTATAGCCAAAGTTAAAGCAGGAACAAACATCAAGTGAACAATTTGTGGTAAAATGCGTTTTAAAAATCTCTCTAAATAAGATGCTAACCACACTGCTACAATAATTGGAAGCAAGCTTTGAGAATAATCTACTAATTGAACTGGTAGTTTCAAAAATGTTAACGTTGTTCCTTCATTAACAGCCGTTAGAATCGTTGGATACATAATAGAAGCACCAATGACTGCAGCAACGAATTGATTCATTTTAAAAACTTTTCCAGCATTAAAACCTACAAAAATCGGTAAGAAATACAATACTGCATTTGACGCCGCATATAAGATAATATAGGTTCCGTCTGTATCAGATAGCCAACCTAACGTTGTACAAATAACCAAACATCCCTTGATTAACCCCGAACCAACCAACACACCTAAAAGTGGCATGATACAACCGGATATAATTTTAAAAATACGGTTGAACAGCTTATCTTTTTGAACGCCATCTTCTTTTGTATCTTCAATAATTTCTTTCTCGTCATTTATTCCTAGTTCTGAACGAACTAGGGGAGCAATTTCTGAGACCTCAGTTCCTACAATGACTTGATATTGTCCACCTTGTCGAACAACACCTTTAACCAATTTTTGACTTTTAATTGCCTTTTCATCAGCTAATGATTCATCTTTCAGTTCAAACCGCAAACGTGTCATACAATTTAAAACATTTTTGACGTTACTCTTTCCACCAACTAACTTAACAATCTCTTTTGCAAAAAGACTATAATTCTCTTTTTTTGCCATTTGACTTCTCCTTTATTTTTATATTTGAATTATAGCGCTTTCATAGTATAATAGAAATAGCAGATTTGTAGACAAACACTATCATTTTTTTAGGTATTATTATGGACATAAAACAATTAGATAACTTTCTATTTGAACTAACACAACACGAAAAAAATTATCAACAGAACCCTTTTATACAAGCTTTTTCAGATAGAATGCCACGCTTCAACTATCAAGGAAAAGATATTTTTTATTTGAATACGTCTCTAGCTAACAATTTTAGACAGCTACCATTTTTTATTCGAAAACAAAGCCGTTTTGTTCCTGTCCCTGAACACATTCATGACACCATTGAAATTAACTATGTTTACCATGGGAGCTATACGCAAGTAATTAATGGACAGCAACTCACTTTAAAACAAGGAGATTTAATTATTATTGACACAGGTATACCACATCAAACCGATGCCCTTGGGACAGATGACATTATTATTAGTATGTTGATAAAACAAGATTTTTTTACAAAGTACTTTTATACTGAACTAGCTCCAGATACGCTACTATCTAAATTTATCCTTCGAGCCATTTCAGAAAGTAACAATCATAATCAGTATCTCTTTTTTAGGAGTAATCATTTTCAAAAATTACATTATTTTTTCCAAGAACTATTATGTGAATACTATTCATCAGAGCCTCTCCCTTTTTCCGAAAACTATCTGACAAACTACTTAAAACTAATTTTCTTAGAACTTATTCGTTATTATTCTGTTGAAGACAATGGAACGACAAATGCTAATCAGCAATTTATGTTTGATGTTATGAATTACATTGACCAAAATTATAAAAATTGTCATTTAAATCAGTGTGCTAACCAGTTAAATTACAATAGTAGCTACCTTAGCCAACACATTAAGGAAAGTACAGGTAAAAACTTTAAGACACTCGTTCAAGAAAAACGCCTATCTATCAGTCTTGTCTTACTCCAACAGACTCAAAAATCTATACGAGACATTACTCTTGACGTCGGCTTTTCAAACCTCAACCAATTTTATAAAGTATTTAAAAAACAATACCATATGACTCCAGCTGAATATCGAATAAAAAAATGAGCTTACAGGCTCATTTTTTCTAATCACTAACTCTCCCACCAACCTTACTTAAGTCAACTATCATATCAATTGCTTTAGGAACTGTTATTTTCCAATCTTTTCCTACTTTGATAATAGAAATAGAGCCTTGTGGTGATTTAAAATTAAAGTTAAAGTTCTCAACAATTTCTACACTTGGTTTAATGGTAATAGCTCGGTAACCTGATTTTCTAATATGTAACCCAACAGTTTCTCGTATCATCCAATCCAAGACACAGCCAAAAGCATAGTGATTAAACGAAAAAGCCCCTACTTTTCCATCCGGATGAATACCAGCCCATGATTCCCAAATAGTTGTTGCTCCTTGCTTCACTTCGTAAAACCAAGATGGGCAGGCATCTTGGAAGAAAATTGTTTTTGCCAATTCTTGATAACCGTTCTCACAAAGAACATCTAAAAGGTAAGGAATTGATAAAAAGCCAGTATCCAAGCGATCACCATTTTCGTGAATTTTTTCTACCAACCGTGTTACAAAATCAGATTTTATATGTTCAGGAATCATATGAAAGGCTAAAGCTAAAACATAACACCCTTGAAAGTCACTGCACAACTGGTTTTTAGTTGTAATAAAATAGTGGCTAAAAGCTGTTTTTACCTTTTGACAATAGTCTTTAAAAGGTTTAACATCCTTACCAATAATTTCTGAGATGTTCGCTAAGAGTTCTGCTGAATGTGCTAAAAACATAGTGGCAACAATATCTTTTGTCACTTCAGCCGTTTTCATCGGATTTGGATTATCCATCATAAAACTTGGAAACATCCAATCGCCGTAATGAAACTTTGTATCCCAGATATAACATGCCTCACCTTTCTTACCTCTTGCAGCACTTTTTCGTTCAAAATCAAACCATTTAAGCATGGCATCGTAGTTTTCTTCAAGAACAGTAATATCTCCATAACGCTCATATAGTGTCCAGGGAACCATGATTATTGCATCTCCCCACCCTGCTGAGGAATAAGATCCTGTAAAAGCAACACTCTTTTGAGCATCAGCTGGTGCTGGTGAATAATCCAAAATTTCACCATTGCGACGTTGATTAATACGAAGACTTCTTAACCAACGACGAATAAAAGCATTAGTATCCATATAAAATGTCGATGAGGGTGCAAAAACTTGCATATCACCTGTCCACCCAACGCGTTCACGTTGTGGACAATCTGTTGGAATAGATAACATATTACCACGTTGACTCCAAAGAATATTTGATAATAGTTGATTAACCAACGAATCATTTGTTAAGAAATACCCAGTCTCCGGTAAGTCCGAATAAATAGCTACCGCTTGAATTGCATTAGTTGGAATTTCTTTGAGTCCTGTAATTTTTACATAACGAAAACCGTGAAAAGTAAAATCAGGTTCCATAATCTCTTTTTTACCATTTCCAACGAAAATATCAGTAGCATCTTTATTACGACCAATGATATTTTTGAAAAACTTTCCCTCTTCATTAAGCACTTCAGCATGTTCTAAAATGACTTCTTGATCTTTTTCTAGAGCTAATTCCAAACGAACACGTCCCGCAATAACTTGTCCAAAATCAACAATAATATCCTCTGATTCATGCCAGATTTTCTTAGGAGCTAAAAACTGTTTTCGATAAACTTGTGGCCCTTCTTGAGGAGCCAAACGAGCATAATCTGCTTCAATTTCAAAGACCTTTCCAGATAGGTTTTCATAACTTGTTTTCCAGTTTGAATCCAGTCTGAAATCCTGTTTTTCACCAATCTGTATATCAGCATAACAGTGCTTTCCAGTACCCGACGTAAAACTTTCATCTGTTCCGATAACCTCTTTCTCACCGTCAACTAAATCGATTTCTAAATCAGCTAACAAAGCCAATTGATTCCCAAATTGAATGCTACCTCCCTGAACACTAATTCGTCCAGCAAACCAGCCATCTGCAACTTCAATTGCTAAGGTATTCATACCTTCCACTAGCAAACCCGTAACATCATAAGTTTGATACATCAAAAAATCATTATAGTCGGTATAATCAGGAGTAAAAATAGCCTCTGTTACTTTTTTTCCATTTAAATAAGCCTGATAAATTCCTTGACAAGTTATAATTAAACGTGCCTTACGAACCAATTTAGAGACTTCAAAAATTTTTTTAAAATAAATACTAGGATTAAGGCGTTCTTCAATTGGCTCTTGTAGTTTAATTTTTCCAGAGAACATTTCTTCTAATGTAAATTCAGGCTCTTGAGATACCGTAGCAAAATCTGTTGAAATCCATTTCCCATGCCAACTTTCTCGTGTATTTCTCATCAAAATTTTCCTCCTACTGACTTGTTAATTCATTTTAACAAAAATAAGTTATCTTTTTTATGCTAAAAACCAACTCCCTTTCTCCTAATACCCATTAAAATACCAAACAATTAAAAATAAAAGCCAAACTTTTCCTAAGTTTGACTTATTTTTTGAGGAGACCATATTCGTAAGTTTTAATTTAGGAAACCTTCGTGTGGCGTTACGTGGAAGTAGTCAGCAATTTCTTGTAACTGTTTATCTGTAATGGCTTGTTTAATATTTCCACCTTGAACGCCAATTTGTGAGAAAATCATGGCAGCTTTTTCCAGCACTTCAACTAAACCATAAGTGTCGTCTAATGATATTCCTGAGGCAAAGAGACCATGATGTGGCCAAAGAACAGCTTGATAATCTGCCATTTTAGTAGCTGTAGCTTCACCAATTTCATTTGTTCCTGGCGTCATATAAGGAATCACACCGACTCCTTCTGGAAAGACAACAATTGATTCTGCTTGCATTTTCCATAGTAGACGTGATAAGTGACGTTCTGATAATTCTTGTGTAAATGATAAAGCAATCAAATTTGTTGGATGACAATGGAAAACAACACGCTGTTCTGGATTAACTTTCAATCGTTCAATATGACTCATCAAATGACTTGGAAATTCTGATGTTGGACGTCCACCTGCTTCAAATCCCCAAACAATATCATAAGATTTACCATCTTCAGAGATTTTTACCAAACCAAGATCACGTTCTGGATTGCCATAGACATTTCTAAAATGACAACCGGTCCCCGTAACAAGGTAATAGTAACCTGCTAAAGCTGAAGCGTCAAAACCAAGCTCATAAGTTCGTTTAACGTCTGCTACATCTTCAAAATCTTCCACTTCCTCAGCTGTCAAACGATAAGAAACATTACCACCATTGCGTTCATCCCAATATCGAAGATAAGATTCTCGTGTGACATCGCGCATGTCTTTTACAAATGATGATTCTACAAATTTTGTCATTTTTCTCCCTTTCACTGCTAGCTATTAATGGCGTTCTGCTAAAATTTTTGCTTCATAATCTTTGACTTCTTTAAACCAATCAAATCCAACTGGCACATTATTTTTAAAGCAGAAGTAATTCCAAACGTCGCTATATGGAAAATCTTTTAATTCTTCTGTCAGAACTAAACGTGATGTGAAATCAAATTGATTTTCCATATCCTTTAAATCTTGTGTTGGTTCAAGCATGGCTTTTAAAAGTGCTTTTTGGGTATTACGAGTTCCAACCACCCAAGCAGCAATACGGTTAATTGTACCATCAAAGAAATCAAGACCAATCGCTGTACGATCAAGCAAATCATTACGAACAATTTCCTTAGTGATTTCTTGTAACTCATCATCCATAATCACAACATGGTCAGAATCCCAACGAACTGGACGAGACACATGAAGCATTAGACGTTTGCTAAATAAGGCAAGAGAAGAAATCTTATTAGAAATAACTTCTGTTGGATGAAAATGCCCTGCATCAAGCAAAATTGTCTTCTGACGTGTCAAACCATATCCCATATAGAATTCATGAGAACCCACAGTATAAGCTTCAGCACCCAGTCCAAATAATTTACTTTCAACGGTGTCAACATTGTATTCTTCATCAATTTCCTCAGAGAAGATTTCATCTAGTGATTCCATAAGACGCTTACGTGGTGCCAAGCGATCAATCGGATTATCTTTAAAGCCATCTGGCACCCAGAAATTAGTATAACAAGTTTCACCTAACTCTTTACCAAAATATTCTGCAATACGACGGCTACGTTTCCCATGCTCAATCCAATAATCACGAACTTCTTTGTCGGGATGAGAAAGGGTAAACCCATCTCTCATCATTGGATGTGAGAAAAATGTTGGATTAAAATCAAGACCAATTTCTTGCTCTTTAGCCCACCTAACCCATTTTTCAAAATGTTTTGGTTCAATTTCATTCAAATCCACAGCTTCATCCGTATCAAGGTAAATCGCATGGAGATTAAGTTTGTGTTTCCCTGGAATAAGTGAATAAGCTTTCTCAAGATCAGCACGCAATTCTTCCGGCGTATGGGAAGCACCTGGATAATTACCAGTTGACATAATGCCGCCTGTCAATTCACCATCTGGTGTTAAGAAACCTCTTACATCATCGCCTTGCCAGCAGTGCATTGAAATTTTAACATTTTGTAATTTTTCAAGAACAGCATCCGTATCAACACCTACTTCTGCGTAGCGTGCTTTTGCTGCTTCATATGCTTTTTCAATTGTTTCTTTACTTACCATAATATTACCCTCTATTAATTAAATACTGTTTTTTTATAAATTTCTAAATGGTCACGGTCAGCAATTGGACGTGGTTCGTAGCATTCCAATGATTGATGTTCACTCAACCATAATCGTGCTTCTTTCAAGTCTTGCAATTCTCCTGAAGTTATCATCTGAACCATGATATTTCCAAATGCTGTAGCTTCGCCAGGTCCTGCAATAACAGGCTTTCCAATAACATCTGCGGTTAATTGATTGAGCAATTTCACGTTGCTACCACCACCGACGATATGAAGTACATCCAATTTATGTCCAATCAAGTTTTCAAGAATTGTCCATTCGTGTGCATAAGCAAGTGCTAGATTTGAATACACACACATGACTAGTTCACCAACTGTTTCAGGAACAATTTGTCCACTTTCACGACAATAATCTTGAATTTCTGTAATCATATTATTCGGATTAATGAAACGGTCATCGTTTAAATTCACATATTGTAAAAATGGCTCAACTTGATATGCTTGCTCTGCCATTTCTGCAAAAGTGTATCGATAATCAAGCATACGCGCAATTTCTTGCACTGTCCACATGCCAGTAATATTTTTTAAGAAACGGTAAGTCTTATAGGCTCCCCACTCATTTGTGTAATTTTCTTCAAATGCCTTCTGACTTAATATTGGCTCTTGATTTTCAACACCAATCAAAGACCATGTTCCACTTGAAAGATATGCCCAGTTCTCACTGGTAGCTGGCACTCCAACCACTGCTGAAGCTGTATCATGCGTTGCAACAGCAACTACCTTAGCTTCTGGTAAATCATAAGTTGCGTAAAGTTCAGAAGATAGATTTCCAATAATTTCACCTGTTTCTATCAAATCTGGAAATTTATCTAAATCAACTCCAGCAACATCAAGTAGTTCCTTATCATAATCACGGCTATGAATATTCAAATACTGAGTGGTTGATCCATTTGTAACTTCTCCAACTTTTTTCCCAGTTAAACGATAGGCAATATAATCTGGTACCATAAGAATTGTTTGGGCTTTAGCAAGTAAGTCGCTATCCTCGGCACACAATTGATACAAAGTGTTAAAATTCAAAAATTGGATACCCGTTTTTTGATAGACGTTATTTTTAGAAATTTTTTCAAAAACTTTTTGCATCATTCCTTGTGTTCGTGCATCACGGTAAGCCACAGGTTCAGCTAACAATTCCCCATTTTCATCTAAAAGAACATAGTCAACGGCCCATGTATCAATACCAATTGTACAGGTTTTAACACCACACGCTTTTATTTTTTCAAGACCAAGTAAAATCTCATCAATTAAATGATTAATATTCCATCGCTCATGACCATTATTCTTTGTAAAGCCATTTTTAAAACGATGGATTTCACTAATTTCAAGCTTATCTTCCCTATTTGCAAGAATCACACGTCCACTTGAAGCACCAATATCAATCGCTACATGATAAGTCATTATTTTCTCCTTTCATCATTTATTAAACGTTTACATTTATATTTAACACTATTTCTTTTTATGGTACAATAACAGATAGAAAGAGTAATCGTATCATTTTTACAGATAAGTGTGGAACGGAGTCTTAAATGAATCTTGAAACATTTTTATTAAAAGAAACAGAACATGAAAAACAGCAAAAAAGCCTGGGATTTATTCCAGACTTAAAAGATACTCAAATCATCGATGGAATCATGCAACTACCAAATGCTTTATTCTTTAACAATAAAGATATCTATATTTCCAAACACAATCGCTATGCTGACTACCCCGAACATTCTCATCAATTTTTAGAACTCAATTTTATGTTTAAAGGAACTTGCCATCAGGTCATTAATGGAAAAGACTTTACTTTGCAGGAAGGCGATATATTGCTAATGGATTCTGGTAGTAGACATTCCATTTCAGCACTCGAAAAAGAGGATATTTTGATTAACATTCTCTTTCAAAATAGCAACGTTTCACTAGAGTGGTTAACACAACTTCAAGGTCAAAATAGCTTAATCTACCAGCTGTTATTAGCTAATTCAACAACTCATCACCATTCAAATTATCTCATTTTATCAACTAAAAATAACAAGCATGTGCAACACATTATTCAACAAATGATGACTGAGTATTTTATGCCACATGATTTTTCACAACAAATCATTAGTCAATATCTACCGATTTTATTCTATGAATTGGCTAGAAATCTCAGACAAATTGACCATAGCCAAAAAATTGAACTTGAAGAAACACCCTATTTACAGGTACTACGTTTAATTGATAAACATTATCAAGATTTAACACTAGCTAGCTTAGCACAAGAATTGAACTTCAATAAAAACTACCTTAGTAATCTTATCAAAGAGAAGTCAGGAAAAACCTTTACCGAACTCATTACTCAACAAAAATTGATGAAAGCTAAGCTACTTCTTCAATCCACTCGTATGCCAATTTACGAAATTGCACAGAGTGTTGGATTTTCAAACAAAACCTACTTTTACGATAAATACCGTGCTTACTTTGGGCACTCTCCAAGAGATGATAGACAGGTATAATTTATTTTATTAGACAAAAAACACCAGCTGAAATCAGCTGGCTTTTGTAATCTAACCCTTTATTAAAGTTTCTTACAAGTGATTGAAACAATTGCTTCGTGTTGCCCAAGTTTTGAGAAATTATTTTGTAGAATCCACATAAAAAATGCCCTATAAAATCGTTCTAAGTCAGAAAAAAAGTTATCGCTTTGGGAAAATTTTTCTTCCCAAGATTTCAAGTCGTGTTCGACTTGATTTAGTTGTCGTTTTATTTCCAGTAAAAGTTTTTCTGGTATTCGTTGAAGTTTTAGAGCAACACGAAAAATTGAATCAAAAAAGGTAATCTCCGTGATATAAGTTATCATGTTTATCACCTCCACTAAAAACATAACAAAGAAAACTTAAAAGAAACCAAATTTTAAAAGCGCTTCAAATAGTCGTACTCGTTATCCTGCATACAAAAAAGACGCCTATTAGCGTCTTTTTATATATACTAAGGTTTAATACGGTGTAGCATACGTGGGAATGGAATGGCTTCACGGATGTGTTTTGTTCCAGCCACGAATGTTACCATACGTTCGATACCGATACCAAATCCAGCGTGTGGTACTGAACCATATTTACGAAGGTCAAGGTAGAATTCGTATTCTGATTTATCCATTTCAAGGGCATCCATTTTAGCCACAAGAGCATCGTAATCATCTTCACGGACTGAACCACCGATGATTTCACCGTAACCTTCTGGTGCAAGAAGGTCAGCACACAAAACGCGTTCTGGATTACCAGGAACTGGCTTCATATAGAAAGCTTTGAAGCTTGCAGGATAATTGATAACGAATGTTGGAACACCAAAATAGTTTGAAATCCAAGTTTCATGTGGTGAACCGAAGTCATCACCGTGTTCTAGGTGTTCGTAATCAGCGTCTTCGTCATTTTCATGTTCTTGAAGAAGCGAGATAGCATCATCGTAAGAAACACGTTTGAATGGTTCTGCAATGTATTTTTTAAGCAAATCAACGTCACGTTCCAAGATTTCAAGGGCTTGTGGAGCACGGTCAAGAACACCTTGGATAAGAGCTTTAACGTAAGCTTCTTGAAGATCAAGAGATTCTTCGTGTGAAAGGAATGAATATTCAGCATCCATCATCCAGAACTCAGTCAAGTGACGGCGAGTTTTTGATTTTTCAGCACGGAAAACAGGACCGAAGTCAAAGACACGACCAAGCGCCATAGCACCAGCTTCAAGGTACAATTGTCCTGATTGGCTCAAGTAAGCAGGTGTACCAAAGTAATCTGTTTCAAACAATTCTGTTGAATCTTCAGCCGCATTTCCAGACAAGATTGGGCTATCAAATTTGATGAAGCCATTTTTATCAAAGAATTCATAAGTTGCATAGATAATTGCATTACGAACTTGCATGATAGCCATTTGTTTGCGTGAACGCAACCACAAGTGACGGTGATCCATTAGGAAATCTGTACCATGTTCTTTTGGAGTGATTGGGTAATCTTCTGAATGACCAACAATTTCAAGGTCTGTCACATCAAGCTCATAACCAAATTTTGAACGAGAATCTTCTTTGACAATACCTGTGATAAGGATAGAAGTTTCTTGGTTAAGGTGTTTGATAGTATTGAATTTTTCAGTTCCTTCTTCTTCACCAAATTTTTCGATGAAGTTTGGTTTGAAAGCAACAGCTTGGAAGAATGCTGTTCCGTCACGAAGTTGTAGGAAGGCAATTTTTCCTTTTCCTGATTTGTTGGCAACCCAAGCACCGATTGTAACTTCTTCACCAACATGGTCTTTAACATCAATAATAGATACGTAATCTTTAGACATATTTCCTCTTTTCAACTATTACTCTGACACTTCTGTCAGTTTAATCTTACTTATTTTATTTTTTGTGCTATTGATTGTGACTTGGTAGGTCATTTCTTTTTCGCCGCCGTCCCAGTCTTGACAATAAGTTAACTTGAAAGATTGCTTTCCAGATTTTGTCACCTTTCCTGTCAATTGACTATAACCGCCAGAACCTACGTTATCTGATTTACTTGGATAAGTGTGATAAGTTACACCTTCTAAAGCAATAGCTTCGCTATTAACATCACTAGCTACCCAAGAATATCCCGTGCTGCTGTTACTAGCCAAATCAATTTCAAAGGTCTTTTCATCTGTACTAACACGATAATCTCCAAGTTCTGTTAGCTTGGGAGAGCTTGGTTTGAAATGAATTCCCAATCCGACTAATACCATTCCTAAAAAGGCGACTAATACAATAATGATTTTTCGTCTTTTAGACATAGCTTATTTTTCCATAAAGGCTTTCAAACGATTAACAGCGTCTTTCAAAGTGTCTAAGTCAGTGGCATAGCTCAAACGAACATTTTCAGGAGCACCAAAACCTGCACCAGTGACAAGAGCAACACCTACTTCTTCAAGAATAGCTGTTGTAAATGCTGTGACATCTGTATAGCCTTTCATTTCCATCGCTTTTTTCACGTTAGGGAAAAGGTAGAATGCCCCTTGTGGTTTAATCACTTCAAATCCAGGAACTTCATTAAGCAATGGATAGATAGTATTAAGGCGTTCTTCGAAAGCTTGACGCATTGTCTCAATAGAATCTTGTGGACCAGTAAGAGCTTCAATGGCTGCATATTGAGAAACGGCTGTCAAATTTGAGGTTGTTTGGCTGATAACTTTTGCCATTCCTGAAATAATTTCTTCTTCAGCAACCGCAAAACCAACACGCCAACCTGTCATGGCATAAGTTTTTGAAACACCGTTAACCACAACAGTTTGTTTTCTGATAGCTTCTGAAATACTTGAGATTGGTGTAAACTCATTACCGTTATAAACCAAACGTCCATAAATATCGTCAGCAAGAATTAGAATGTTGTGTTCTACTGCCCAATTTCCGATAGCTTCCAATTCATCACGTGTGTAAATCATACCTGTTGGATTAGACGGCGAATTTAACAAGAGAACTTTTGTTTTTTCTGTACGAGCTGCTTCAAGTTGTTCGACGGTCGCTTTGAAATGATTGCTTTCAGTTGTCGCAACAGTTACTGGCACACCATCAACCATTTTGACTTGGTCAACATAAGACACCCAGCATGGTGTTGGGATAATGACTTCATCGCCTGGATTAAGAACAGTTGTAAAGAAAGTATAAAGGATAAATTTCGCACCTGTTGCCACAACCACTTGATTACGATTGATTGAATAGCCATAGAATTTTTCCATATAGCTATTAATAGCATCTTTTAATTCAGGTAGTCCTGAAGCAACTGTGTAAAAGCTTGCTTTACCATTTTGAATTGCCTCAATAGCTGCATCTTGGATATTTTTAGGAGTTACAAAATCAGGTTCTCCCAAAGTAAGTGATAAAATATCACGACCTTCTGCTTTTAAGGCTTTAGCACGCGCACTTGCTGCTAGTGTCACACTTTCTTCCATGTTCAACACGCGATTTGATAAGTTTGTCATATGCCCTCCTTCTTCACGAGCTCACTTGTTTCAAAATTCACAAGATAATAACCATTAGTAGCTGTTACTTCCCAAATAGGCGTTTCGTCATAAATACCATAAACAACCTTAGAAATACCAGTCGCTCCGTTTGCTGTCGCAACTTGCTTAGCTTCTTTACGACTAATACCATCATTTACAGAATAGACATAAACTTCACCATTGTCCTCGCCAACAGACACAATCTTTTGCTCTCCAGATGATGTTGTCCCATAAACGCTATAATAAGTCTCTGAACCATTATAAAGGTCAACTGAAGATGTGTCTGTCAAATCAGCTTTTTCAACGGCAACTTGGGTAGCCAATTTTTCTGCATCCAGTCTTGGTTTCACTGATAGATACAAAACTGTCACCACAGAAATCAAGAGAACTAAGAAAATCAAGCTAAAACCAAGTAAATACTGTTTTACTGGTGTTAATTTTTTCATTTACTTCTCCCTTTTAGTTTATCCCCTTTATTATAGCAAAAAATTCTTTATTTCTGTTAGACTCTTTGAAAATTTTTGAGAAGAAAGGTAAAATTCTTCTGCCAAAGCATCATTTATCATTTTTCCGTACGATTTTGTCAATATCCGATTGTCTAAAATGAGCACAGCTGAGCGTTGATTGTCACGTCTCATCGTACGTCCAATCGCT encodes:
- a CDS encoding PTS transporter subunit EIIC, which produces MAKKENYSLFAKEIVKLVGGKSNVKNVLNCMTRLRFELKDESLADEKAIKSQKLVKGVVRQGGQYQVIVGTEVSEIAPLVRSELGINDEKEIIEDTKEDGVQKDKLFNRIFKIISGCIMPLLGVLVGSGLIKGCLVICTTLGWLSDTDGTYIILYAASNAVLYFLPIFVGFNAGKVFKMNQFVAAVIGASIMYPTILTAVNEGTTLTFLKLPVQLVDYSQSLLPIIVAVWLASYLERFLKRILPQIVHLMFVPALTLAIAVPLTLLVVGPIMTIVSQALSTVALAIFNFSPLLGGLLFGALWQLMVLLGLHSAFIPVLMNIYFENGSDPINGVLGLTVWALAGVALGYALKVKSKEEKSLGTANLVSCLCGVTEPTIYSLIVPNFKLFIGAAVGGGVSGAIFASLGGKMYAIGGDGLFRIPAMINPAGLDISFYGFIACAVLALIISTIVTFFVVTPQQKEG
- a CDS encoding AraC family transcriptional regulator, whose protein sequence is MDIKQLDNFLFELTQHEKNYQQNPFIQAFSDRMPRFNYQGKDIFYLNTSLANNFRQLPFFIRKQSRFVPVPEHIHDTIEINYVYHGSYTQVINGQQLTLKQGDLIIIDTGIPHQTDALGTDDIIISMLIKQDFFTKYFYTELAPDTLLSKFILRAISESNNHNQYLFFRSNHFQKLHYFFQELLCEYYSSEPLPFSENYLTNYLKLIFLELIRYYSVEDNGTTNANQQFMFDVMNYIDQNYKNCHLNQCANQLNYNSSYLSQHIKESTGKNFKTLVQEKRLSISLVLLQQTQKSIRDITLDVGFSNLNQFYKVFKKQYHMTPAEYRIKK
- a CDS encoding family 78 glycoside hydrolase catalytic domain; the protein is MRNTRESWHGKWISTDFATVSQEPEFTLEEMFSGKIKLQEPIEERLNPSIYFKKIFEVSKLVRKARLIITCQGIYQAYLNGKKVTEAIFTPDYTDYNDFLMYQTYDVTGLLVEGMNTLAIEVADGWFAGRISVQGGSIQFGNQLALLADLEIDLVDGEKEVIGTDESFTSGTGKHCYADIQIGEKQDFRLDSNWKTSYENLSGKVFEIEADYARLAPQEGPQVYRKQFLAPKKIWHESEDIIVDFGQVIAGRVRLELALEKDQEVILEHAEVLNEEGKFFKNIIGRNKDATDIFVGNGKKEIMEPDFTFHGFRYVKITGLKEIPTNAIQAVAIYSDLPETGYFLTNDSLVNQLLSNILWSQRGNMLSIPTDCPQRERVGWTGDMQVFAPSSTFYMDTNAFIRRWLRSLRINQRRNGEILDYSPAPADAQKSVAFTGSYSSAGWGDAIIMVPWTLYERYGDITVLEENYDAMLKWFDFERKSAARGKKGEACYIWDTKFHYGDWMFPSFMMDNPNPMKTAEVTKDIVATMFLAHSAELLANISEIIGKDVKPFKDYCQKVKTAFSHYFITTKNQLCSDFQGCYVLALAFHMIPEHIKSDFVTRLVEKIHENGDRLDTGFLSIPYLLDVLCENGYQELAKTIFFQDACPSWFYEVKQGATTIWESWAGIHPDGKVGAFSFNHYAFGCVLDWMIRETVGLHIRKSGYRAITIKPSVEIVENFNFNFKSPQGSISIIKVGKDWKITVPKAIDMIVDLSKVGGRVSD
- the rhaD gene encoding rhamnulose-1-phosphate aldolase; the encoded protein is MTKFVESSFVKDMRDVTRESYLRYWDERNGGNVSYRLTAEEVEDFEDVADVKRTYELGFDASALAGYYYLVTGTGCHFRNVYGNPERDLGLVKISEDGKSYDIVWGFEAGGRPTSEFPSHLMSHIERLKVNPEQRVVFHCHPTNLIALSFTQELSERHLSRLLWKMQAESIVVFPEGVGVIPYMTPGTNEIGEATATKMADYQAVLWPHHGLFASGISLDDTYGLVEVLEKAAMIFSQIGVQGGNIKQAITDKQLQEIADYFHVTPHEGFLN
- the rhaA gene encoding L-rhamnose isomerase yields the protein MVSKETIEKAYEAAKARYAEVGVDTDAVLEKLQNVKISMHCWQGDDVRGFLTPDGELTGGIMSTGNYPGASHTPEELRADLEKAYSLIPGKHKLNLHAIYLDTDEAVDLNEIEPKHFEKWVRWAKEQEIGLDFNPTFFSHPMMRDGFTLSHPDKEVRDYWIEHGKRSRRIAEYFGKELGETCYTNFWVPDGFKDNPIDRLAPRKRLMESLDEIFSEEIDEEYNVDTVESKLFGLGAEAYTVGSHEFYMGYGLTRQKTILLDAGHFHPTEVISNKISSLALFSKRLMLHVSRPVRWDSDHVVIMDDELQEITKEIVRNDLLDRTAIGLDFFDGTINRIAAWVVGTRNTQKALLKAMLEPTQDLKDMENQFDFTSRLVLTEELKDFPYSDVWNYFCFKNNVPVGFDWFKEVKDYEAKILAERH